The segment CAGTATCCGATCAGCATCATTTTATGGATTGTATGGTTTTGGTATAGTCATGGTCTCTGCTGGCCAGAAAATGTAGAATCCAAAGGGAAATTGTGTGACTAGTGAGAAAACTGCTGTGGATTAAGTAGACTTAAAGCCACTGCATAGCTCATGAGAAAAGTAATAgatttctccctcttcctctctccccctctctctccctccctccccctccctctccctccccctctccctccccctctctcctcccccctccctccccctctctcctccccctctgtcctccccctccctccccctcctcccctctcccctccccctccctccccctctctccccctctctctcccctccccctcccccctccccttcccccctccccccctccctcttccttcctcccttcctccctcattcgttcatttgttcattctttaTTCCTCTAGGGCAATGGCTGACGAAAACCAGGAGATTGGTGGCAtccattttccttttcccttcccgcCCTATCCTATCCAGAAAGACTTCATGGCAGAGCTCTACAAGGTTTTGGAAGGTGGCAAGATTGGGATATTTGAAAGTCCAACTGGCACGGTGAGTGTGAGGGATGAGGGAGTGTCCCTCAGACAACTTGAAGGCAGCCTTTCTCACCATGACAGTTCACCTGCGTAGACCTTGCCTTCCTTGAGAAGAAGCTGGGGGCACCGTAGTCATCAGTCTCTCTTTCTGCATAATGGTCTCTTACTCTCTTCAACTGCTAAACGCAGCACCGTGGCCTGAGAACAGGCTAAAGGCAACGGAGACTTGAAAATTGCAATATAAACTACAACACCAATACTTTTGAGATTTCTCTGGCACACTGCTGCTTTGATGTTGAGGAACATCAGAAAACGTTGGCTTTCCCCCAGGTTCAGCATACTGTTTTAGGATGTAGGGTCTAGGACACTGAGTGCTGTTAAGGAGCCAACTGTAGGGCCCTGTTTTCCTTCCTGGCCCAGATTGAGTGAGGGATATATTTGAGGTGAGCTGTTGGAACTGAATAGGGCTGTGGCTACAGGTTCCCAGCTTCTTTTCAGAACTTTGCTGTGTTACTGTGCATAGTGAGTACTGTGTGAACTATGTATGTTGATGTGAAGAGTCCCAAACTCTAGGCTTTAACTTCCTAGATAATGGGGACCCTGTAATGTCTGTTTACTACTCTGTGCTCGGCATCTACTGGAGCTTAGCAGGGTTGGCCCACAGGAGGCTTTTCATATGTATTTTCTGAACAAGCAGAAGGCAGCGCATGCCCCTTACCCTCGAGTGTAGACGTTCTTCTTCAGAGCTGACGCTCCTGGACAGAAAGTGTTGTTCCCCTGAGATGTGCTCTTACGTCCTTTTCACCCCTTTAtaccagtggctctcagcctgcgGGGCTCGACTCCTGTGGTAGTGGATCGCCTTCCAGATAggcacattatgattcataacagtggcggATCACAGCTGTGACAATAAGCTTATGGCtgggtgggtcaccacaacatgagggactgtgttAAAAGGTCCCAGTGTTGAAGGCTGAGAACCAGTGGTCTGTACAGCGAGTAGGAATGTTTTGTGACTGCCTTACGAAGATTGTTCCATGGCTTCAGGGACCATTTGGAGATGCAGCTTTTTAATAAGTTCCAACCGACCTAAGAACCGTTAGCATTGTTACTTTTGTTACTCCTGTTTTACGTTCCTTGACATCAAACCAGGGCATAAGCACCACATCAGCCGAGCTCTTTGCTGCCCACTCACCCTGCAGCCTTCTCAGGCTGTACTCTTGTGTCTTGTTACAGTATCTAAAGCTGGGGCTTCGGTTACCCtctgtctggtgtctgtgttagCGCGCACACAGTTAATTTTGGAAGATAACTTTGGGCATATTCTTTGGAACGTCTGCTCCTTTTTTAGTGGAGACAATGTAGGGACTTTATAAACAGACTTCTGTCTCTGGGCCACTGTTTCATGCTTGATGTTTTGCCTGTCTTGTCTAACAACAGCTAATGttagtatgtatatacatgtatatgtatacgtatacgtgtgtatatacatacatacatacatgtacggatatacatctacacacacacacacacacacacacacacacacacaccccatatccACAGTCAGCACAGCACAGGATCACCAACCATCTCTAGGTTTTGGGGTGGAGTGCTGCTTGGGTTTCTTTGCCATCCCATGTAATGTTTGCTAGAACTGAAACATTGTAACTGAATGTTCTTTAAGATGTGTCATCTGTGTGTTTTCAGAAGGGTTATGCTAGCAAAAACTGTTCAAAATATCAACGAAAGCTGATAGGCTCCCTGTCTTAGGATAATAAAAATTCCACCATTGCTCAACAGTAGCAAGTACCCAGTTTCTGACTTTACTGCCAGGTCGTTGAATCCTGCTCCCTATGTATTAACTAAGGTAATGAATGTTGAATGTTGAATGGGGTCCGTGAGTGAGGGTTACCGTCATCTGTCCCACTTTTGCATATATATGAAAACAAGCTTTGGGAGTCGGCTTGTAGCCCCAGAGCTCATAAGATGAGCCACTGTCTAATCCTGGACTTGCAGGTGAGGAGTGGTATTACTTATGGTACCTCCCTGGGCGGGTGGGTTCAAACCAGGCTCTGGAGACTCTCAGCCACCCCTGAAGTAAGCAGGCTCGGAGGGCTAGGTAGACAGAAGGTGtcttggtttgtatatgcttggcccagggagtggcactattaggtgtggccatgttggagtaggtgtgtcactgtgggagtgggctttaagaccctcatcctagctgcctggaactcaggctttcactagcagccttcagatgaagatgtagaactctcagctcctcctgcaccacgcctgcctggatgctgccatgttcccacttgatgataatggactgaacttctaaacttgtaagccagccccaattaaatattgtccttataggacttgccttggtcatggtgtctgttcatagcagtaaaatcctaagacagaagGTTAGCTCTAAAGATTCACTTGAACCCAAATGGATCTAAGGGGCAACagcctggggggcggggggtggggaatCCACGACTTCCTCTATAGTAGCTCTCTTAGTCATCATAGAGTACTGCAGATTGCGTGGACAGCAGAAATCTAGCACTTCTAGCAAATCTAGCAATTCTGGAGGTTCAGGTCTGGAATCAGCATACTAACAGGTTTGGCTCTTCCTGAGGGCTATGTGAGAACTCCTTGTCTGATAGATGCCATCTTCTTCctgtggttttttatttattttattttattttggtttttcgagacagggtttctctatatagccctggctgtcctggaactcactttgtagaccaggctggcctcgaactcagagatccacctgcctctgcctcccgagtgctgggatcaaaggtgtgcgccaccacacccggctctgtgTTTTTTTATATGGTGCCTTTGTTCCCTGCATGTCTGCATCTGAATCACCCTTTTTCATAAGTGTGGTTTCCAGTCCTTGTAAGAATGAGGACCCACTAAAGTGCCTCCTGTTAACTGAGACACCCACCGGGGTTAGGAGCACAGCATGTCAGCCTGTGAAAGGTGCCATGGGAAGGTGTGACCTGAGGCAGGAATAGTGTTTTGGAGAGTAGACATTTTCAACAATAACATTATGTATGTTTGGACTTTGTTGCTGTAAAGCTTAGAGTCAGATATGGCCTTGGCAAGAATTTGGGATTTCATGCTTTGTATTTCTTGATTGTTAATGTAGTTTTTTTCTCACCATTGTTTAGATATTTTAACTTGCAGTATttgtaaattgaaaaaaaaaaaaaaccccacaaattcTTTTGGAACATGGAGCTGTATGGCTTAAGAACAGCTCATTACTGCTTGGTACCAAGCTATATAccttccttttcttgtttctggTGACTACTAATTCCTTTCCATTCTAGATTGTCTTAGAGCATCCTCAATTTTAGAACTAGGGTTTCTTTGATATCTTTATTAAATGGGAAAGTCATCTGGGAAGCTTTGCTTCTGGCCTGGTTTGAGGTCATTTTTTTATTCCTGCAGGGAAAGTCCTTAAGTCTGATTTGTGGGGCCCTTTCCTGGCTGCGTGACTTTGAAAAGAAGAAATTGCAAGCAGAGGCTCTTCTCCTTGCACCTGGATCCGGCCCTCCAAGTAGTGAGAAGAACTCGCTCCTGACTTCCTCATCTTGCCAAGAACCTACGGACACCCCGAGGCCTGCTGGAGAGCCTGACTGGGTCACCGAATTTgtgcagaagaaagaagaaagggacctGGTGGAGAGGCTAAGGGTGAGATCTGAGGGGCTGAGAAAGGGAATGATCAGGAAACACATTTCATTGATTATTTTCAACTTATTACAAGACTtagcagtaataataataatatatatattttttggtgGTGCCTCTCAGCCCTTGGGTGAACTTGCAATGAGATTGCTGTCTCTTTTTGATGCAAAccttttccatttttcattcaCCTGGGAAAGGACAGAGTTGAAGAATGGTTTTTATTGTATGCCTTAGAGAAAGAGAGGATGTAGCCCCGTTGCACTGAGCAGTGGGGCAGAGAGAATGGAGGGTGTTGCACCCTGTGAGGGGGCTCCCTCAGTAGGTTTGTCTCTTTCTGCTGTCCCTGTCCTTCAGGAGGAGCaggtgaggaggaggaagcgAGAGGAGCGACTGAAGGAGGTCTGCCAGGATGGGAGGCTCAGGTTTGCAGCCAAGCGCACGGTGAGCATCTGGAAGGCCGATTGAAGTGACAGACCGGAGCGGCAGGACCCCCACTGTGCTGGGCCAGGTCTGTCATGGAGTCGGCTGGGGGCTCCAGTGTGAGGCTTCTCTTTGTATCTTTGTTCCTACCCAGAAACATGAGGAAGAGGAGACTGAGGCTCTCCTGCGCCTCAGCAGGGAGATGCTGGATGCAGGGACAGGACCAGAGCAGCTGGAGCAGCTGGAGTGTGGGGAGGAGCACCTGGTTCTGGCAGAATATGAGAGTGATGAGGAGAGAAGAGGCAGCAGGTGAGAGTGGCTACCTGTCTATCTGCAGCCTTCAGCCCGAGAGGCCGGAGCACTCGTGAGAGCCTGCGGTCATAAATGCTGGTGACAACCACGGTTGACCCTTTATTCTGTGACAGTCCCATGTATGTGTTGAGTTAGTTTTCCCCACTATAGTTCAGTGATGGAATCCTGGAGGCTATGGATTGGTCAGGTGCTATGTCTGGGTCATTGCTGTGGGCTCATGAGTGGAGGAGAGAGCTGGGCCTGGATGTAGTCCACCTGGTTCTGGATTCTGTATTCTCCACCAGTAACGTAAGCATGTGTAGAATGCATGATCCTAACTGTCAGAGAGTCCCGGACTCACAGTTTGACATTGTTTTAAGGTTTCTGGTCCAGGTGAGCAGAAGGCTCTTATTTTACGAGCCGCACTTGTGAGTGGCCCAAGACACCCAGACAGAAGGGAGGGACTTGATCATTGCTGCACCACACAGCTCCTCAGAAGGCCCTCTTATTCTCATTCCCACCTTAATTCTAGTGGGGCAAGGAAGTCTGGTGGCCCAAGTGCTGCCATCTAGAGTTTCATGCTGGATAGGCACAGTGGCCATAGATACTGGTGTCAGGGTGAGGTGCAGGACTTGACTTGGCCTTTAGGGGAATAGAGCAGACTTCTTTCTTCCCTGCTGGGGACCTGTGTGGGAACTCTGATTAGCCAGTTGAGGTGGGCTGGGTGTAGCACTGTCCATGAAGAGCATACATTTCTAGACTGGGAGAACGGCGGTAAATAAGCACAGTGCTAGTTTGAAACGGGCGTGTTTGCTTTGAGGAAAGTGGAGTAGTACAGCAGTAGTGTCTGAAGTCATTCGGAGGTGAGGCCTGCTGAGGCCTGAGGGTTAGGCACCCATAAACTCACTGGGCCAAAAGTGGGgagagtgtgtgcatgagggAAGTATCAgaacaaagagaggaagagacagaagaccTAGGGTTGAAGCAGGTCCAGGTCTCTATAGGCGGAGTGAATACTGGATGGATGTCACAACAGGATGCAGGGGGGAGGATTAATTAAGCCAGAGAGTTACATTTCCAGTACTAGGAAAGTCCTTCAAGCATTAAGGTGTGTAGCCATTTGCGATTCTCCCTGGCTTTGGGGATTGTCAACCAATATCGGCCCGTATGGGCAATGGCCTATGAGGGCAGTGGGAGCAGAGATGACAGgtggggtagggagtgggggggtgCGGGTTTAGAAGCCCTTTCAGTACATAGGGTGAAAAAGACACCCTGGGACAACTGGAGggaggcagatcaactttacttgggGGTGACTCAAGGCTTACATAATTTGGGAGTTGGGGGTTAGGCGGTAGAAAATAATAAGCTagttgggtgggatcttgccctgtgTTCACCACTACCTAAGtctctatctccttccttaatatctGACAAGCTGTCTCTGTTCTTTTAGGCCCATGAAACTCTTTATACAAGTATTTTGcattcttatattttaaatagttgagaaattatatatttttgaattcatgttttcagagttctttcccacagccttaagggtttcagcatttaccattttgctgacaTTAGACACACCCTCACATTCTGGACTTGAGCTGCTTCTAATTATAGTGGAGTACTCAACTCCCGGGGGAGAACATCCACTTCTTCATTACTTTGGCAGGAAGAAtattcccaaaggaggaacatgaagtaaaatgtatatatttttttatacaAACAAACCTCATGCCTAGCAACTGTCAATGCTTGTGGAGGCCCACACCTTGCTGGCTCTATTCCAGGGGTGAGAATCAATCATATCATGCAGTCCCTTCCATGACCATGCAGGACTCAGTAGTTCTCTGGAGAACCCAGAGGAGTCCATTTTATAGCAGAGTGGTCTGTGAGGCTGTTGTGTCAGAGATCACATCTTGGCTTCCAGTATGTGAGGTGGCTTTAAGAACTGcaggtctggggctggagagatggctcagtgcttacgAGCACTCACTACTTTCCCAAAGGtcctaaattcagttcccagcaacatCCAGATAGTACCCATATGTGCAAAATACATAAAtaggtctttaaaaagaaaaaaagaactccaGGTCTTTCCATTTTTTCCCTCCGTGTTTTCTAGGTTTCACAGACTTGAGCAGCAGTGAAGGCAGCTATAGAGCTTATGTGAGGTGTCCTGAGGAGCAGGGCTTGGCAGTTTACTGGGTCATGTCTGTGTTGTATTCGGAGCTTGCCCCTCAGCCCTGTTGACTTCTGAGGAAAGGGCCGCCCGTCTGCTTGTCAGTGAGAGCCCAGAGCACATGTCGGCACTTTGAGGTATTTAGTGAAGACTCACCTCCATGTTTGTCTGTCTCCTAGGGTGGACGAGGCTGAGGATGACTTGGAGGAAGAACATATAACCAAGGTAAGTTGCCCACTTCTCAGAGGCTTCTAGAGGGAAGACAGGGAAGACTCTAGGGCTAGGACTCTTTGTTTTAACACTTTCTCAGCCTCTTGGAGTTGAAGAGTCCCTAGCCTCTGAGGTGTGTGCTTCCCAAATGAAGAGCATGGCTTCTTGTTGCTCCCTTGACTGTCTAGGCTTCTAAGGGAGGCCTTGGAAGAACAGCCATACTGGGCCAAGGACTCACAGGGTCTCCCTCTCCAGTGGGCAGTGGTAAGGGCAAGGTAGGAGCAAGCAAGTGTTGAGTCCTCACTCTTGGACTCTCGTGGCATGGTTCTCTTCTTGCTTGTGTTTGACATACATGGAGTGCAGTGAGCTATGTGTGCCGTGGCACCTCTCCAGGTTAAGTCTGTGGTTTTATCTGAGCTGTATCTTTTCTGTGCAAAGTCCCTGTGCTTTGTTCTCCTGTCTTAAGTCTGCTGAATCCTAGAGCAGTCAGAATGTGCACCCTGGGCCCCAACCTTTCCTTTTAGGGTATGTGTAGAGAGTAACCTTCCACGCATGCTCTCCAGAGAGTTGAGGATAATTGCCACATCCAGATTTAGCACTGTGGGGAAACTCACTTTTCCAAGGTCTCCTAGGTCTCCTAGGAGACTTGAGGCTGTTTAAGTTGTGGGAGACTTGGATCCTAGGCACTGCTAGGCCCTCATCAGGTGTAACCAGAGCTGACTTTCTGTCATCTCAGGAGTATGCATTTGTAACCACCCTCCTTCCTCCTGCAGGCGCTCAGGCCAATGTGGACTAGTAAGACTCCCTCTTTGAATCCCTTTACTTTCCTCTGATCAGATTTATTACTGCAGTCGGACACACTCACAGCTGGCCCAGTTTGTGCGGGAAGTACTGAAGAGCCCTTTTGGCAAGGAGACCCGGCTAGTCTCACTTGGCTCTAGGCAGGTAAGCAAAAGGAGGCGTTCTTGTCCAGACAGATTCCTCCTCCAGTGTCTTGTCTCTTGGCCTAGGCATAAACAGAGGTTGGTGAAGGCAAAGTGGCCATGGGAACAGCGCTCCTTTGTTGGCTGATTATTCTTTAAAGGGTGCAGGAGATGCAGACTGGGCCGTggatccttctttttttttttttttttttttttaaagatttatttatttattatatgtaagtacattgtagctgtcttcagacactccagaagagggcatcagatcttgttacagatggttgtgagccaccatgtggttgctgggatttgaactccggaccttcggaagagcagtcgggtgctcttacccactgagccatctcaccagtcccccgTGGATCCTTCTTATAGCCTTCAGACAGCATCATTTATGTTCTTTATCTTTAAAGACACCTGTCGGTGTTCAATATCAAAGATGTTCAGCTgaactaagaaatgctgagagtgggagaaatagtcttccccaaggAAGAGCACACCATTGCTTATCCAAGACCAGATGATCAGTCCTGACAACATACTACAAGTAACGTTCTATAGACTGAGCAGGCTGTAATTAGGAAGataatatgtatgcacatatatatgtgtggatacacatatcaatgaaaaaaaaagagattgtgAACTTGAAAGACAGCAAGGAGtgtttggaaggaagaaagggaaggagaaaaagaaatgtatttcaatctcaaaaaagaaactgtattcctgtggtttctttttctctcatccAGGCCCAGAGACCACAACAAAGGACAGTATATTTTATTCAATAAATTGCAGAGGTttcctgaagaaaaaaacaaaaaacaaaaaaaacacagaacACTCATCCTTTGGTTGGGAAAGAAACAGAATATCAGCACATTAAAACAGTTTCATTTTAgtcagtgtggtggcacacgcctttaattccagcacatgggatacagaggcaggcgaatcttttcagtttgaggctagcctggtctacatagtgagaccctttctcaaaacaaacaaacacaaaacaacaacaaacccaaaaaaactCATACACAAATGGACTTTGAAGAAACTTGCTTCAAAAAAAATATAaacttgggctggaaagatggcgcagtggctaagaacactggctgctctgctcttcagaggacctaggttcaatttctagcatctacatggcagctcacagccacctataactctagttccagggcatcttatgctttcttctggcctcccggTGCATGgaccagacatgcacatggtgcGCAGTCAGACATGCAGACAGAATACCCACAAACGTAAACAAGTAATCACCACTGACTGACACACAGTAGGTCATCATGCTGACGAGAACAGGTTCAGTCTCGGCAGAGGTGAGGGGTTTTGTGTGGTATAGCTCAGGCACAAACAAAAACTTCCTTCTGGAAGGCATTAGAGCAGTTTAGTGTCAGATTTTATATTAATGGTCCATTCTGTAAGCAAAGGTCAAGATGAGGCACTATTTAGAATTGACTGAGGGTAAGCTTGGTGGTAGAGGTTTTCCCAGGGTAAACGAAAGCCGCTGCTTTCCTCTTCTCCTGCCTTACAGACCCTTTGTGTGAATGAAGATGTGAAAAACCTGGGTTCTGTGCAACTTATGAATGACCGCTGTGTGGACATGCAAAGAAGCAAACGCGGTGTGTACAGGGACCCTGTGTAGTGAGGTGTGCTGCCGGGCAGCGTGGAAGTGGCGGCAATGTGGTGGGGTCTGCAGCGGGGCCATGGCATGATGACTGAGTTAACCAGAAAGAACGGCTAAGCAGGCCTTGGCTTCTGCCTCAAGCCTCTCCATGGGCGAGAGTGCTTTCTGGGTCAGGGTCTGGGGTCAGGGACCTGGCTTGGACATGTTTGTGCCATCTCCTTCTGGATCCCAGCGTGTTGTGATGAGTCCACAGTAAGCAGCGGTTCCCTGCCCAAGTGAATGGATGTGTTTCTACATCATTGTACCTCCTCCTGACCCCGGATGTAGCTGAGCCCCTTCCTGCCCTTTGCTTTCCCCCATCTGTACCACCACAGAAAAGAACGGGACTGGGGAAGACAagccaaagagaaagagacagaagatcCAGACCTCTTGCCCCTTCTACAACCACGAGCAGATGGAGCTTCTCCGGGATGAGATTCTGCTGGAAGTGAAGGACATGGAACAACTTGTGGCCCTTGGGAAGGAGGCCCGGGCCTGCCCCTATTACGGAAGCCGCTTTGCCATCCCTGCAGCCCAGGTGAGTGTGCTGGGGAAGGGGGAAGTGGTCCAAGTGTTAATTGGGGCTAATGGAAGGCGGCTTTCCTCATCCCTCTTCATGGGAGGAGGGTGCCCCTACCTAGAGTAGCATGACAACTGCTCTGCATCTCATCCCCATGGCACAAAGCTATCTTATCCAGAGCATAGAGTTTGAAGAGGCCAGGGAGCCCCAGTGGCTTTGGGCAAGAGGCCGGCTAGCATTATTGAGTGTTCAGCCCATAGGCATCCAAGAAGAGTGTCGTTCAGCCTAAGGAACCACACTGACAGGGTGTTGCGTAGGAGCCGAGTGCAGAACTTGAAAGTAGCCAAATGGCTTTTCAGGTGGACTGCTCATTTACCCGCCTGCCAGCCAGCTCATGGCAATACTGTCCTGGTTAGACCTGCCTTACCTTTATACAGAGAGGAAAGCCGATTTCCTTCCACAGCCCCTTGCTGTTCACTGTGGGTCATTTCATGCTATCTTGCTCCCCTCCTTGAAACTGTCACTCATTGGGAGATCTGTGTCATCCAGAGACTTAAATGGATTTCAAGAGAGCACTCTTGGTAATCATATTGCTCAGTGCAGTGCTTACTCATGGTTGTCCCTGCTGTGTGTGGGTCACAGACAAACTGAGGGACTCCCCCTTGTCTCCAGATGTCTGCGTGAGCTAGTGCTGTCACCATATAGAAAATCTGAGATTGGTGTGTTCTTGACATGTGGAGGCTGTTTCCACCTCATTTTCCTTTATAACAGCCCACTGAAATAGCTGCATTTCTACATGAGAACACAggattctcttcccttctctcactgtcttaaatgatggtACCCATATTGGCACCTGGTTTtcatattgtatgtgtgtgcgcatgcgcaaatgtgtgcctgcctgtgtgcagGCCAGAGAACAGCTTTGGGTGTGGCAAAGCTAGCTGGCAAGTGAGCCTGTCTGTGCATCCCTGATGCTGCGATCTTGAGTGGGTAACAATATTCCTCGCCTTTTCCCCATTGGTTTGTGACTCAAACTTAGCCATTGCTTTCAAGGAAAACACTTTACTGCCTGAGTGATCTCCCTCACTTGTTTGTTGGGAAAATCTTCATAGCAGCGTAAACCTACAAAGTTAATTTTATACTCAGCCCTCATTGACATGTTCTGTCAGATTCCCTTAGCTGATGAAAGACCAAGGGCCATTTAAATGAGACTATGCCAGAATCACAGAGCTGAGAGAGCAGCCCTAGGGCCAGAGGCTAGGTTGCCTTCTGCTGCTTGGTGATTGTCAGTTGAAGAACTTTGGAGCTTGAGGATTCAGGTCACCTCCAGGGACTCCAGTCCTCCCCTTCCCGGGTGATCAGCTCCAATTTTATTCCTCATGGTTGATATCCCACAGAAAACCTCTGAAAGGGCTGTTGGAACAGGCAGAATACTGAACTGCGGCATTCTGGCTTGAGTCCTCCCCCCATCCGCAAGGTCTgagtaagaaaataaacaatgccACTAGGACTTAAGTGGCCTGGAGAGTTTACTGCAGGATAAGCCTTCTGCTCTGTGAAGTCAGGTTGCTTCTCTATCCAACTGTCACCTTTTCCTGCAGCTAGTGGTGCTACCCTACCCAATGTTGCTGCATGCAGCTACCCGACAGGCTGCGGGAATCCGGCTACAAGGTCAGGTGGTCATTATTGACGAGGCTCACAACCTGATCGACACCATCACCAACATCCACAGCACAGAGGTCAATGGTTCCCAGGTGGGTCAGCCTCTCCTGTATTGGGCAGAGTGACATAGGTCATTCCTTTAAATGCCTGGATCAGGAAGTCTTCTGGATGTGGGCCTTGGTAGAGGGTGAACTGAACTGAAACCcttgtcttttcttcttcattgGTAGAGTGAGGTTCTTGGGAGCCAGCTTGAAGAGGGTGACTGCTTTTGTCTTGAGCTCTGCTTCATCCAGGGTGCTGCTCACTAGTTCTGTTAGTAGGGGTAGTAGCATCAGGGACCAGTAGTCTCCCAGGATTGCTTTGGGGGCCTTTCATGGAGGAATGCTCAGGGCTTCCTTCCGCAGGCTCCTGTTTACTTTCCTCTGGTATGTGGCGAGCATTGAAAGGGGTTCTGTGTGTCTCATGCTTTTCTCTTGGGGTAGGAGTTCCCTGCTTTATTTTGGGAGCTTTGGGATTCATGGAGGGCAAAGCTGTGAGTCTTAAACCCACACTGCAAATCGAGGTGAGCCAGGATAATGACCACTGGCTTCTGACCGGGAGACCTGTGTGATATCAGCCACCTCCCAGGTCAGTCCTCCTGTGCAATTTAGGACCTTAGGCCTCCGGCTCTTCCCTTGCCTTCTCAGCTCTCATCAGCCCCATGGCCAGCCTGTacgtgctttgttttgttttgtttttttgcctttgTCTGTTACTATCCAGATGCCCATCACCTTGATGGCACCCGTGtgtcctgggctggcatttcctAGATCTCTACAGAGATCCTCTGAATCCTATCCTGGGCTGCCTTCAGGCTGTTCTGttttctctccagctctgccagGCCCATTCCCAGTTGCTCCAGTACATGGAAAGATACAGGTAAGAAACTACCTGAGGCCCAAGGTCTAGGCCAGGCTCAGCCTCTATGGCTTCCACGT is part of the Mus musculus strain C57BL/6J chromosome 17, GRCm38.p6 C57BL/6J genome and harbors:
- the Ddx11 gene encoding ATP-dependent DNA helicase DDX11 isoform X2: MADENQEIGGIHFPFPFPPYPIQKDFMAELYKVLEGGKIGIFESPTGTGKSLSLICGALSWLRDFEKKKLQAEALLLAPGSGPPSSEKNSLLTSSSCQEPTDTPRPAGEPDWVTEFVQKKEERDLVERLREEQVRRRKREERLKEVCQDGRLRFAAKRTKHEEEETEALLRLSREMLDAGTGPEQLEQLECGEEHLVLAEYESDEERRGSRVDEAEDDLEEEHITKIYYCSRTHSQLAQFVREVLKSPFGKETRLVSLGSRQTLCVNEDVKNLGSVQLMNDRCVDMQRSKREKNGTGEDKPKRKRQKIQTSCPFYNHEQMELLRDEILLEVKDMEQLVALGKEARACPYYGSRFAIPAAQLVVLPYPMLLHAATRQAAGIRLQGQVVIIDEAHNLIDTITNIHSTEVNGSQLCQAHSQLLQYMERYRKRLKAKNLMYIKQILYLLEKFVAVLGGNVKQNPTTQSLSQTGSELKSINDFLFQSQVDNINLFKVQRYLEKSMLSRKLFGFTECFGVVLPSLSDSQENRGLAGFQQFLKSLQSGPTEDSPEEGQAVALRPASPLMHIEAFLAALTTANQDGRVIVNRQGSVGQSSLKFLLLNPAVHFAQVVKECRAVVIAGGTMQPTSLTFTTRAHNPRL